One part of the Tamandua tetradactyla isolate mTamTet1 chromosome 18 unlocalized genomic scaffold, mTamTet1.pri SUPER_18_unloc_1, whole genome shotgun sequence genome encodes these proteins:
- the LOC143672863 gene encoding uncharacterized protein LOC143672863 isoform X4 translates to MTVCSPCASADEENVCLCSPCAFSLERKTLNFMAFLIHKASVSLRDVAVELTQEECSTWACSEEPVKDVKLEKYIRLISKGSSHDAE, encoded by the exons ATGACcgtgtgttcaccatgtgcctctgcAGACGAAGAGAATGTctgcctgtgttcaccatgtgccttctcacttgagagaaaaaccctgaacttcatggccTTCTTGATCcacaag GCCTCAGTGTCACTCAGGGACGTGGCTGTGGAGCTCACCCAGGAGGAGTGCAGCACCTGGGCCTGCTCAGAAGAACCTGTAAAAGATGTGAAGCTGGAGAAATACATCCGCCTCATCTCCAAGG